From the genome of Negativicutes bacterium, one region includes:
- a CDS encoding flagellar protein yields the protein MAIKNCSDCGKIYVENVSGLCPECLDKEEEQERLIIDFLRKKEKASVEEIHRETGVKERTILRMMKKGRFLNYGDIAYKCESCDNLITEGRVCDECGRNILKQVDEVNEKRRKEEEKKRSGERMYTRD from the coding sequence ATGGCTATTAAAAATTGCTCTGATTGTGGGAAAATTTATGTTGAGAATGTTAGCGGGTTATGCCCTGAATGCTTAGATAAAGAAGAGGAGCAAGAACGCTTAATCATAGATTTTTTAAGAAAAAAAGAAAAAGCTTCGGTGGAAGAAATTCATAGAGAAACCGGTGTTAAAGAGCGAACCATATTGAGAATGATGAAAAAAGGTCGCTTTCTAAATTATGGCGATATTGCTTATAAATGTGAAAGTTGCGATAATTTGATAACTGAAGGACGAGTTTGTGACGAATGTGGCCGTAATATTTTAAAGCAAGTTGATGAAGTTAATGAAAAGCGTCGCAAAGAAGAAGAAAAGAAAAGAAGTGGCGAAAGAATGTATACCCGTGATTAA
- the flgM gene encoding flagellar biosynthesis anti-sigma factor FlgM: MLINSNVQNIMKLYGEPKSVKKTETKDLKTDKKDEFVLSTQAKQFSQYLSELNQKSAIRQDKIDKIAQQIDSGQYNIDSLSVAEKMLSYKY, encoded by the coding sequence ATGCTTATAAACAGCAATGTTCAAAATATTATGAAGTTATACGGCGAACCGAAAAGTGTAAAAAAGACTGAAACAAAAGACTTGAAAACTGATAAAAAAGATGAATTTGTGTTATCAACTCAAGCGAAACAATTTAGTCAATATCTAAGTGAGTTGAATCAAAAGTCAGCAATCAGACAAGATAAAATTGATAAGATTGCTCAACAAATTGATAGTGGTCAATACAATATTGATTCACTTAGTGTTGCGGAAAAAATGTTAAGTTACAAATACTAA